The genomic interval tttatatctctaCTTTACTCCCCGAAAATGTTCTAAGTAAatctgtaattaggtcatcccgcttagAAATTTTGCACTGAGTAAAGACGCGATTAAGAGCAAATATGAATGCGAAATAAACGCTTGTAACTTTCTTGTTGatgtggctggaaagtgagcggcatttaaacaattaatacaagttataaatggtataaaacggcgaaaaatacttgCCTGAGCATGGAGGTCGCCATTTTGACTACCACGTGATTACCCCGTCTGTGTCGAGATATGAAGTGAATTTTAATACGACATAAATaatgtctcggcatggacgtcgccatctttaaTATCACATGATTATCGCCTCATTTATTAGTTTCACGCTGAACACGCAGTTTACTGCGTTGCAAACGCAATTGCGCATCCATATAGTGTTCAAATTAGCCCATGCAAAATGAGAATTTTGTTTACGCTACTCTTCACAAAAAAGGTTGAATTTTCTGTTAATGTAAAGTACCAAACTCCCATGTATCCATTTGGGCCCATAAGCGGGACATTTCCTCAAGGATTCATTACAGGTCGagtaaggtaaaaaaaaatgggtTATTTCACTACGCCGACAAATATTATTACTGTGGAcctaaataacaataaaacagctgtatgatattgaatatgtTTCATTATAAACATATGTATTCAATGTTCGCCTATAGATTGAATGCTAAGTGTAATATACGGGCATGTAGCAATAGCGACCGAGTCAAAGCGCGATGTACAATGCCACAGTATGCAGAGTGTACTtctcatatacatgtactacTGTGATGTAGAATTCGGAATAAAACTTTATTcttaataaatgctttaaattccGATGCCAAAGTAAATCAACTTGGTAATtatctgaaacaaaaaatatatttaagacttAAAATGCTAACATAAATGcgtattacattattttaacagcCAACTGATATCAAGAATATCCGTGAGTGGATTTGCGTAATAATTTTAGTTAAAGTCGTACAGTCCCTTGTGATTTTATCACAGTACCTTATCAAATGTTCATTTACTCTAATGAAAACACGCAACTTATAAAATTCAAgtattaaacaatgtttttcttGTCATTAGCAATCAGCGGCGTGACATCATCAATATTCTCATCGGAATCTTCTTCGTCCTTGTCTTTCAGTCCAAGAACCGATTTCATATTCTCCATCTCCTCCTGAAACCGCTTCTGTTTTCTTTCTAGCAGCTGCAGAACACAGTTTGCCAccataacaaacacaaatattgcGCACGCGGCTATAGCAATAGATTCGTTCCGGTGGGTTTTGACGTAAATCCGCGCTCTTACGAACATCGACGGGACTGGTTTGATGACCACGTGCACGCGCACCGTTGTCCACTTACGCGGGACATCCTTGTCCTCCACAATGCAGGTCCATTTTCCGGCCGTCGCCTTGCCAGCTTTCGGGACGGTCTCCCGGCTCTCCAATGCCTTTTTCTCATACACCCTTTGCCCCTTCGGATTGTTCCAGTATCGGATAGATTTTGGGTACAGTTTTCCGAAGTCCTTCGTGTAGCCGTCGAGCACTATGTCGTCGTTCTCGACAACCTCTTGTGTGAGACTGCCGACTGTCAGAGCGTAGATTGCGACCACCACGTGCTGGCCGGATATTGGCTCCATCACACACGTGTACGTGCCACTATCTGTGGGAACCAGATTGTTGATAGTAAGCTTCTCACGGAGGTATATCTAACAATTGAAGAATATATTTATCGACCATTCTAGGTCAAGTGCTCGTTCATAATTTAGCTCAACAATAAATGCTCTAATATTTGTCTATTAGTTTAAAGCTatctattttagctcgattgcatcgaaagccaaagccttattgaaacgctctcgagccCGTTTCCTGTGACAAAGAACCAGTACTTTACGTgaaacccgtgacctccctgtcgctaggcggacaccatagcAACTACACCACGTATAATTGTCTATTCAAACATGATACGCGCTGATGTTAGTGTATGTTAAGAAAAAACTCTTTGTGAATCTATCCGAATTACAATCCAAAACAAGTAACCTAATCACATGGAAATAGATTGATTATACCAATATCAAACATTCACAAAAATCAGCTAATACGTTCGTAGATTCGATGCGCGGCCATACGTTCACTAAAACTATAGAAATGTCCGTATACATGTACCGGTATATCATTTCATACGAATAAAATGTAAAGAGTTTTGAATATATCGATCAACAAAAATACACCtctaattgttttcaaaatctgGTTTTATGCGAAAAACTGTTTCATATTTACAaactactacatgtatataatatttagGAACATTATTTAATGGGGAAAAAACAAGATTGTAGATGGGAGggggtttgaaaaaaaaactagtaAAATACATAGAagcaagagctgtttgtaaaacatgcatgccccccccccccccatcccccatatgggctgtcagttgtagtggcagccattgtgtgaatacgttttttgttactgtgaccttgacctttgacctagtgacatgaaaatcaaaaggggtcatctgacagtcatgatcaatgtacatatgaagatttatgatcctaggcctaattattcttgagttatcatccggaaaccattttactatttcaagtcactgtgaccttgacctttgacctagtgacatgaaaatcaatgggggtcatctgccagtcatgatcaatgttcctatgaagtttcatgatcctaggcgtaagcattcttgagttatcatcctgaaaccattttactgtttcgattcACTgtaaccttgatctttgacctagtgacatgaaaatcaataggggtcatctgccagtcttgatcaatgttcctatgaagtttaatgatcctaggcgtaagcattcttgagttattatccggaaaccattttactttttcgagtcactgtgaccttgacctttgacctagtgacctaaaaatctataggggtcatctgccagacatgatcaatgtacctatgaagtttcatgatcctaggcgtaagcattcttgagttattatccggaaatcattttactatttcgagtcactgtgaccttaacctttgacctagtgatctgaaaataaatagaggtcatctgccagtcatgaccaatgtacctatgaagtttcatgatccttggcctaagcattcttgagttatcatccggaaaccattttactatttcgagtcactgtgaccttgacctagtgacctgaaaaccaatagggtcatctgccagtcatggtcaatgtacctatgaagtttcatgatcctaggcccaagcgttcttgagtaatcatccggaaaccatctggtggacggaccgaccgacatgtgcaaaacaatataacccctctacTTCGAAGGGGCgcataattaaatatatagtttaaacGGCAAGCCATTAATCGTCTTCATCAACTCAATGCGCATTAGGCTTAGTAATGATATGACATCTTCACGTAAGGGAAAGTCCAGACAGAAAATATAATTCGATTAAAAAAGGTGAAGAAATAAAGGTATCAAACATGTCCAAGGTATGTATTTGTTAAACCGGTTCAGTATTTCAATGCTTATCAAACCAGCTTTCGCGTTAAAAGAATATTATTGGTAAATAATACGCGTGTTGCTTTAAATTTTCTGTAACGTATATTAAACggcaaaaaaaatcaataatttcaaaccaaTCAATCCAGCCTCCGGGCCTACCATCCTCATTGGCTGTATCCGAAACATCTCGCTGTTGTGTTTCCAGCGGTACTCCGCATACGGGTACTGTTCTTGTACCATAGTCATCGCCGGGCTGCGACACTCCATCGTGACGCTCTGCAGTGGTTTGCGTTCTAGCGAGAAGTGCATCTTGAGGAGCTCGGATTTTATGGTTATCTCTAGACCGTTTATGAGTTTGACTTCCCGTTTCGTCACGATCATGTTATGCGATGCAACCATATTATTCTCGCAGTGCATGCTTAccataaataaaagtaaacaaaccacATTCGTCCGCATCGCCATATTTGTTTACCTACAACACTTCTGGAAATGACGTCAACGTGTATGCATGACGTCAGAGATACAAATGACGTCATGATATTGTGCTTTATATTCAGTGGGCATTTACTGATTTACGTGTTATgtcagtagcagtagtatttaTAAATAGTGCGCTTAAAACTGcataatattatgcatttaaaCAGCACGTGTTTTCATGTCAGCATAATGATATAACAGTGTTTGAACCTTATCATCCTTAACACTAACATTAATACGCACTGTTTTGTCTTGCAAATCACATTATGGATAGCATTGCATACAGGTTATGTAATAAGTAAGAAATATATGTACAaagcattctttgaaaaacacCGCAAAGTCATTTGTGCCGACGAAAACGAGCTATgttattgatataacaatattcattttagatctacatgtatgtCATACGATGGACAGACAGTCACGCAGACAATTTCAAATATCAATTTTCCgtattacatttgtatattatttaacATCAAATTTACAGTTGTCGAAGGCACGCAGTTTTAATCATTTGTGTTTATGTATTTGTTATCTACATATATCTGTATGCGACCAAACGGTACGTCAATTCAGGTGAATGTTTCGTTGTTGAATGGATCTATGAGCAATTTGAACATGACTATCCATTTTGTTTCGTTTGCTGCAATCattgtttgttgaaaaaaaaatgtttgcgaacaaacaaaacaatctttCATAACGGTTAAACATATTCACAAATATTTGTAGATTTACGTTTAGATAATATCCATTATATTGGTATTCCAcaacgacccgattccccacgatttgtcccgatttccaatattttgaggtctaggacattcgtaactcaatcggcgaaggtcctaactcattcgtagctagtcgcgagcgagtcgtgagctcccaaaaaatcgcggccagtttttaaacttgtttaaaatttgaccaagacctccaagactgaatttaatcgcagttgactcgtaacagtgtcgtagtgcgttcttgggcgtcgtaatggaatcttaggtaattcgtgactcaatcggggaatcggtgatcacgtgatctgtctacgaatcatttacgactatgtcaagactctcaagagttcaccccgattgagttgcgagcccgctaagattctcgcgatttagatacgaaaaaagtacgattttgtaaagaatgataaagaaataatatttttccatcatgttttgttgtcgaataacccacagtaaggagtatagatgcgtaggaattaaatcacgaatgcggagcacgagtgctttgataccacgaatctatactccttactgtgggttattacgacaacaagccatcatagaaaaatattatttctattcttacacgattctgattgatttgcttcgagcttttggacgtgaactatatttttcaatactccgcccttcttagtacaaagttcactagtATTTAGTGACAtgattgaattgtacaaacatttgacgtcgttttcattcataaatattttgcaaattacgtctctttcattgagaacaacattcatagaaactaaatgacgtcacatgtgttaattcttctgaaaagctgacatgctataaatgttttcttaattacgtttcttaacaaacaaattcttagcaggcgtggtcaagccacttatcaccaaatatacaatttgttgtttcataacatttatatacgtgctacattttttacatttcttttagagcgggatttaagcacgtgcattttactgcaatattttctttatttattcggaactattttcgaaacattaagctcaacccatatttttttgcagaataacccacacgttatttccttctttgtctaaagaaaacaagtcgcgtgccgtgttagaatcaatatcagtagatattggcgccgaattcatgggtgcgttcggtgaggtcctagcttagtcgtgaccgatctgcatcgttcgtagtacagtcgcagtagattcttacacatcgtagtaaagtcgcgaccctattcgcaagacttcaaccgaaccccactaTGCGTCGTAACTAAAATCGTACCACAGTCGTtactgaatcgcagactgtcacgagtcttcccgattcaataaatgtgagaaatcgtagcgaatcgtgggcttgttttcgtagtggaatagggccataaggGATTACTGTAAAATTCAGAGCACATATAACACTTAGGTAAATCAAATGCATAAACGTGTTTGTTcaatgttcatgttttatttcagCCATCAATCAATGCACATCCTGATTtcctaatatacatgtacatgtcttaATGTGAAGCAAACTAACTAGacgatattttgatataaaattatCATCCAGTGATTATTGTTTAGGTCGCACTTGTTGCAGTAGTCGCAGAAGCAGAAGTACAGTAGTAGTAAATATAGTGTTAGTAGTAGTTGCGGCTGTTGCCCTGGCTTATAAATACGGTAGATCATATACAGCAACAAATTAATTTTCAGTCGGTCGTTTCAAAGCTCTtctttttattcaaaatgtactcgacaaaaaaatgtcaaattttcgGTTAATCTTTTTTCTAATCtttgttttttaactttaaaattgGAATCGCAGAAACATTAGTCCTCTAGGAAAAATTACCATTGTCAAATCATTGTTTCTACCTTTACTGACacatttatttgtatcattacCAACACCAAGAATAGACACCATGAAAACTATAAATCAACACTTTTATGACTTCATTTGGGCAGGACCaagcaaaatttaaaaacagtaaTTGTTAAGGATTATAACGAAGGTGGGTTAAATATGGTagatatacagtcgaaactgacctaacggccacctgaatttaccggtcacctgcagacaacggtcagtctggaatcccccccccgacgaaaaacactctatattacacttgaatttaacggccacctgtccataacggccaacggccactatattccactccgaaattcatgtttgacctgaaatcaacggtcacgcgtcagtcgtctagagtcgcgaaaattaaaaacacagcacattgtttgtccgtctattttgcagttcaagcgtctgaaagcggtaattgtctttgatgttataaaagcggcccgctgcgagtaaacaaataataaggtgttgagacggtttgttttccggggataattgtgggggtatcttcaaaagaaaatatgtcggagtttgtgacacgtttaaagtaattatcgctaattaaatgaccgctaattagtacattgtacttacaacattgagtatcgatttgaaaataacattttcggatcattttTTAAAAGAGTCctgctttttagacttgtaagaacgtgacgtcaacggcacgtgatAAGCTTTATtaactgaatgaacgagatgcatgagtgaACAATTaaaccagcgttgataaagtcatttcTTTAGTTTAAcactttgaaattaaatcaatctataagatattattctgtattattcaatgtacacacgtaagttatttctgttattatgcttacttaacggcaatgagcctttggtttacactgtatgcaaacgactgggtggggtaacgaagCAGCAATACTAcgaactgacaaaccatcttaaaattgtgatccgaattcaacggtcacctgtggacaacggtcactttgttttttcccttgactgaccgctgctctcaggtttgactgtatgttcttttgaaaattatatgaaaataacatggcttaaGAGAATAGTGGCTGGCGAAGGTAATTGTTATTCACTGGCTAGatcgttaatagattttaaaatagtattcaatACTGGTAAAATGTAGGCCGAGAAAATATGCttgcacttaaaaaataaattttggctaaatgttttgaaaaactatatattgtatatcgtatattgaaaagctgccaatatTGAATAGTGCTGATATACTGGATATGCCTCTCTTTTATAATCATgattttaaaattagcaatagcTATATCTATATCAAATGTCTATATGAAAGAGGTATTTGGTATGTGAGAGACATAATGGTAGAAAGAAACTactttatttccaaagaatctttggatacacaAGTTGGAACAAACGTAAACTTCCTattgtaccaaggataaataaacacaataaagaaatacattgacaattttgaaaatctgccactttttgacaaaaacactcaaggacctatattaccaacttacataaaaacAATAGTGACGAGCCctaaagaagagaaacatatttataaaacattaattaaaaacaatgacattccagcaTGTAATACTAAATGGAATTCagaattgtttaatattaaatggaaaaaagtacatgAACTTGTATTCAATCTAACTAAAGAAACTTATATCAGATGGCTCCAGTTCAGAATAGTCCAAAGAATATTGGGAACCAAATCccttatttttaaaatgaaaattgttgcaaataatttatgcacattctgtaatttggaagttgaaaatataatgcacttgttctggtactgtccatatacccaagaaattattaaattcgttgttgatattgttcttagaagtagaccaagcatacatattcacattacatgtcaggatctagtacttggaattattaatccaaaaatgaatgatttaaatatagtatgcctagagcttaaacggtatatcttttattgtcaaagaaaaaaGATAATTCCTACAAAATACGGACTTGTAAACAgtatgaaacaaacttttgaaagaagaaaatcaaaagaaaaattaaacaaaagcaccgccttacgggtgcagaccgctaaatctattttctttttaggGACTCTCaagggggggtatagtgtgagggtgtggtggtcatttgtaagatgatctttaaaaaaaacaagagggccatgatggccctgaatcgctcacctgactcattaagatcagatgaaaactatgacctctattgtctacacaatgtttttctatgatttgacctagtgacctagttcctgactctagatgacccaaatacaatcccaatccagatttcatcaagataaacattctgaccacagttcataaatattggatgaaaactgtgacctctattgttaacacaaggtttttctatttatttgacctagatttttaccccagatgacccaaatacaatcccacccagatttcatcaagaattctgaccaaatttcataaaggttggatgaaaactgtgatctctaatgtctacacaaaggtttttctattatttgacctagtgacctagtttttgaccccagatgacccaaataaaatcccaacccagatttcatcaagataaacattctgaccaaatttcataaagattggatgaaaactgtgacctctattgtctacagaaggttgttctattatttgacctagtgaccttgtttttgaccccagatgacccaaatacaatcccaaaccggatttcatcaagataaacattttgaacaaatttcatcaagattggatgcaaactgtgacctctactgtctacacaaacaaattgttgacggacggacgcacggacacacgcaggcacgcacactggacgccggacatcacactatcacataagctcaccgtgtcacttcatgacaggtgacctaaaaatatgtgtcggagataaacatgaacagttgtggttaaaatgccatagaaacaagggctgtttgtaaaacatgcatgcccccctatatgggctataagttgtagtagcagccattgtgtgaataccttttttgtcactgtgaatggtggtggtggtggtggtggtggtggtggtggtggtggtggtggtggtggtggtgtagtagtagtagtagtagtagtagtagtagtagtagtagtagtagtagtagtatagtagttgtagtagtagtagtagtagtagtagtagtagtagtagtagtagtagtagtagtagtcgtagtagtagtagtagaagtagtagtagtagtagtagtagtagtagtagaagtagtagtagtagtagtagtgtagtagtagtagtagtagtagtagtagtagtagtagtcgtagtagtagtcgtagtagtggtagtagtagtagtcgtagtggtaagtagtagtagtagtggcagtagtagtaggtagtataGTAgccgtggtggtggtggtggtggtggtggtggtggtggtggtggtgtggtggtggtggtgggtggtggtggtggtgtgtggtggtagtagtggtcgtggtagtagtagtagtagtagtagtggcgtagtagaagtagtaatagtagacgtggtggtggtggtggtggtggtggtggtggtggtggtggtggtggtggtggtggtggtggtacgtggtggtggtggtggtggtggtggtggtggtggtggtggtggtggtggtgatggtggtggtggtggtggtggtggtggtggtagtagtagtactagtagtagtagtactagtagtagtagtagaagtagtagtagtagtagtagtagtagtagtagtagtagtagtagtagtagtagtagtagtagtagtagtggtagtagtagtagaagtagtagtagtagtagtagtagaagtagtagtagtagtagtagtagtagtagtagtagtagtagtagtagtagcagtagcagtagcagaagcagtagcagcattacaagaccaatacttaagaatgatcaaatgggaaaaggtaacctagcactggcagtaaatatggggctcatttacaggtcagatttggaatctctgctgtaaaatgagattttgaatgaattaaaggaggcaaatctgtaataaaaagaacatgcataaaccgtagttgtttcccttgtttgaaccatgctaaatccttacaagtttggaaagaattggatgaaaaatttggactttattgcataaacaccattttctcaattcaaggggaggtaattctgtacttcatggaccaataatgctcattttttgtagggttcgtgtcctcattgatatcaagacactgtgcaaatttggaatggatcggacaaaaaatgtggaagatttttgaaagttttcacaaaataggcaaaaacgaataaacatgcaaagttcaacgagctcctgcggccatgttttttgacgaatcaaatttctttgaacaactttttcaggggagccttcaaaggtcatccctgtgaaattttttgaaatctGATGAgcagtttctgacaagaagattttttaaggtttttaccatatatggtcatggcggccatcttggttatgtgatcaaatttattttaacaattcttttgtcccatgacctagggatgctccac from Dreissena polymorpha isolate Duluth1 chromosome 1, UMN_Dpol_1.0, whole genome shotgun sequence carries:
- the LOC127865102 gene encoding uncharacterized protein LOC127865102 isoform X2, whose amino-acid sequence is MAMRTNVVCLLLFMVSMHCENNMVASHNMIVTKREVKLINGLEITIKSELLKMHFSLERKPLQSVTMECRSPAMTMVQEQYPYAEYRWKHNSEMFRIQPMRMVGPEAGLIDSGTYTCVMEPISGQHVVVAIYALTVGSLTQEVVENDDIVLDGYTKDFGKLYPKSIRYWNNPKGQRVYEKKALESRETVPKAGKATAGKWTCIVEDKDVPRKWTTVRVHVVIKPVPSMFVRARIYVKTHRNESIAIAACAIFVFVMVANCVLQLLERKQKRFQEEMENMKSVLGLKDKDEEDSDENIDDVTPLIANDKKNIV
- the LOC127865102 gene encoding uncharacterized protein LOC127865102 isoform X1 — its product is MAMRTNVVCLLLFMVSMHCENNMVASHNMIVTKREVKLINGLEITIKSELLKMHFSLERKPLQSVTMECRSPAMTMVQEQYPYAEYRWKHNSEMFRIQPMRMIYLREKLTINNLVPTDSGTYTCVMEPISGQHVVVAIYALTVGSLTQEVVENDDIVLDGYTKDFGKLYPKSIRYWNNPKGQRVYEKKALESRETVPKAGKATAGKWTCIVEDKDVPRKWTTVRVHVVIKPVPSMFVRARIYVKTHRNESIAIAACAIFVFVMVANCVLQLLERKQKRFQEEMENMKSVLGLKDKDEEDSDENIDDVTPLIANDKKNIV